In Bacteroidia bacterium, one DNA window encodes the following:
- a CDS encoding PDZ domain-containing protein: protein MLKQVFNFCLLMVVMMSSVAQEISYKVIIENPQTHYATVQIEVNQCNSTQTHIKMPVWTPGSYMVREFARNVESFAAYDANGDALEWHKDRKNSWLVKNGNVSNFVVRYNVYANEVTVRTSFVNSETAFLLGTSLLMSVEGFERTKGYIEIVKPAHWLNIATGLKELKGKSAKFSFTDYDELVDCPIQVGNFDTLSFRVNNIPHYVALVGENNANKDVLRADMQKICQAAFDVVGRVDMEKYWFFVQHVENAGGGLEHRNSVSLGMSANNYSDAVKYKGFLGLVAHEYFHVWNVKRIRPIELGPFDYDNENYTKMLWMSEGFTSYYDKFIPYKSGFLTQEEFLGRVAGMISYTENTPGARYQSLAESSFDAWIKAYRPDENSVNSSISYYTKGSLAGALLDLYIIRATNGKKCLDDLFQYLYNEYYLLKRRGFTEAEFRNAAEMLAGVKLNDYFNEIVYGTSTPDYLSLFNAFGIEFSAIPSTDPYLGLNVSRKGDRNIVNSVLRNSNAAIVGINAGDVIVSINGIESIDNFQDFLNQFNTGDTLSVKVKRGDKELVFETKLDTNPNQVFTLQMRQNLDAQQQILLDKWFKR from the coding sequence ATGCTGAAACAAGTATTCAATTTTTGCCTTTTAATGGTGGTGATGATGTCGAGCGTAGCACAAGAAATTTCATATAAGGTTATCATTGAGAATCCACAAACTCATTATGCTACAGTTCAAATTGAGGTGAATCAGTGCAATAGCACCCAAACTCATATTAAAATGCCGGTCTGGACTCCGGGGTCTTATATGGTGAGAGAATTTGCCAGAAATGTTGAGAGTTTTGCAGCCTATGATGCAAACGGTGATGCATTAGAGTGGCATAAAGACAGAAAAAACTCATGGTTAGTCAAAAATGGAAATGTGTCTAACTTCGTTGTGCGATATAACGTGTACGCAAATGAAGTAACTGTAAGAACGTCATTTGTAAACAGCGAAACAGCCTTTTTGCTTGGAACAAGTTTATTAATGTCTGTGGAAGGGTTTGAACGCACAAAAGGCTATATAGAAATTGTTAAGCCTGCTCATTGGCTAAATATTGCAACCGGTCTGAAGGAGTTGAAAGGTAAGTCAGCTAAGTTTTCCTTTACCGATTATGATGAATTAGTGGATTGCCCAATACAAGTAGGGAATTTTGATACATTGAGTTTTCGTGTCAATAATATTCCGCATTATGTTGCGCTTGTAGGCGAGAATAATGCAAATAAAGATGTATTGAGAGCAGACATGCAGAAAATCTGTCAGGCTGCCTTTGATGTGGTTGGCAGAGTGGACATGGAAAAATATTGGTTCTTTGTGCAACATGTCGAAAATGCCGGAGGCGGGTTGGAGCATCGCAATTCAGTTTCTTTAGGAATGTCGGCTAATAATTACAGCGATGCAGTTAAATATAAAGGATTCTTAGGCCTTGTTGCACATGAGTATTTTCATGTATGGAATGTAAAACGAATACGACCTATAGAGTTAGGTCCATTTGATTATGACAATGAGAATTATACCAAGATGTTGTGGATGTCAGAAGGATTTACAAGTTATTATGACAAATTCATTCCTTACAAATCCGGTTTTTTGACACAAGAAGAATTCTTGGGTAGAGTTGCCGGTATGATATCTTATACAGAAAATACACCGGGAGCAAGGTATCAATCCTTGGCTGAATCTTCTTTTGATGCATGGATAAAGGCATACAGACCTGATGAAAATAGCGTGAATTCTTCCATTTCATATTATACAAAAGGTTCGCTGGCAGGTGCTCTATTAGATTTGTATATCATTCGTGCAACCAATGGAAAGAAGTGTCTGGATGATTTATTTCAATATCTGTATAATGAGTATTATCTGTTAAAAAGGCGCGGTTTTACTGAAGCTGAATTTAGGAATGCTGCCGAAATGTTAGCAGGTGTTAAATTGAATGATTATTTCAATGAAATAGTGTATGGAACTTCAACACCTGATTATCTGAGTTTGTTCAATGCATTTGGAATTGAATTTTCAGCGATACCAAGTACTGATCCCTATCTTGGGTTGAACGTTTCACGCAAAGGAGACCGAAATATTGTGAACAGTGTATTGCGTAATTCAAATGCTGCTATTGTGGGAATCAATGCAGGAGATGTGATTGTGAGTATCAATGGAATAGAGTCAATAGATAATTTTCAGGATTTTCTCAATCAATTCAACACAGGGGACACATTGTCTGTAAAGGTTAAAAGAGGAGATAAGGAGTTGGTATTTGAAACGAAATTAGACACAAACCCAAATCAAGTATTTACTTTGCAAATGAGACAAAATCTTGATGCTCAACAACAAATTTTGCTTGATAAATGGTTTAAGAGATAA
- a CDS encoding sigma-70 family RNA polymerase sigma factor yields the protein MMNSITKELDDKEVITRILQGEKVLYEILVRRYNPDLFKVGRTYGYNHDDTEDLMQDTYIDAFRNLSGFEFKSSFKTWLVRLMLNNCYKRKEKYSFKNELAKAEMNENAQPVFERANQDVLLQIKRKELHHELAKALHNIPEDYRIVFSMREMNQFSVEETAHLLGISESNVKVRLNRAKSMLQNQLLKSHDFKELYGFHAIHCDPFTAKLMEKTMKL from the coding sequence ATGATGAATAGCATAACAAAGGAATTGGACGACAAGGAAGTAATAACAAGGATTCTTCAAGGTGAAAAGGTGCTTTATGAAATATTAGTCAGAAGATATAATCCAGATTTGTTTAAGGTTGGCAGGACGTATGGCTACAATCATGATGACACAGAAGATTTAATGCAAGATACCTATATAGATGCATTTAGAAACCTTTCAGGATTTGAATTTAAATCGAGTTTTAAGACTTGGCTTGTACGCTTAATGCTAAATAATTGTTATAAAAGAAAAGAAAAATACAGCTTTAAGAATGAGCTTGCCAAAGCGGAAATGAATGAAAATGCACAACCTGTCTTTGAGCGAGCGAATCAGGATGTTTTGTTGCAAATAAAGAGAAAGGAGCTACATCATGAATTAGCGAAAGCGTTGCACAATATTCCTGAAGATTACCGGATTGTTTTTTCAATGAGAGAGATGAACCAATTCAGTGTAGAAGAAACTGCACACCTATTGGGAATCAGCGAGTCTAATGTGAAAGTTAGACTTAACAGGGCAAAGTCAATGCTCCAAAATCAATTGCTTAAATCGCATGATTTTAAGGAACTGTATGGGTTTCATGCAATTCATTGCGATCCGTTTACAGCTAAGTTGATGGAAAAGACAATGAAATTATAG
- a CDS encoding translation initiation factor — translation MAKSKKIKRENDGIVYSTEPNFIFQDLFENLNLDEDIKPNQQKLNIRIENKGRGGKTATLVSGFQGNEKELRELEKKLKSHCGTGGSVVDGEILIQGDQRKKVMEFLQQLGYKTNKAI, via the coding sequence ATGGCTAAATCAAAGAAAATAAAACGTGAAAATGACGGAATCGTGTATTCCACTGAACCCAATTTTATTTTTCAAGATTTGTTTGAGAACTTGAACTTGGATGAAGACATTAAACCCAATCAGCAAAAATTGAATATTCGCATAGAGAACAAAGGACGTGGCGGGAAAACAGCTACGCTGGTATCCGGTTTTCAGGGTAATGAGAAGGAGTTAAGAGAGTTAGAGAAAAAACTAAAATCACATTGCGGCACAGGAGGGAGTGTGGTGGATGGTGAAATTCTCATTCAAGGGGATCAGAGAAAGAAGGTGATGGAGTTCTTGCAACAGTTAGGATATAAGACCAATAAGGCTATTTAA
- a CDS encoding gliding motility-associated C-terminal domain-containing protein: MINHLGFAQNQTSNLGQTFWVGFMENNSTPLALNLNIASRHPANINIEVPVFGNIIFALQAGRDTIVSVPTTLVYVTGSESAQNKGIYITADTPISVIAMNNAPFSTDAISVIPLEYLPRGGQYIINTFRGSTTFPSEFMIIATENNTSVEITPAYTTGLGKTAGVPFSMMLQRGQTYQVQSKDSVSMAGTKIRVDNGCKKIVVFSGSKCSQVNYNSGCAGCDHLWEQELPTTTWGTEFYSASLNGMNSGYVLSFVANENNTNISIDGTPTFTLNAGQNITQNYNNNNVRCIQSDKPISVVQLIKTSGCNGHPLNLSDPSMLRLVPVGQEIKSTFFRVPLTTNISFAFLNIVCTNPSNVFLDGTAINTVSGNTITPTCNGKQTVTVPVLSQYHLLESSDGFMAYMYGYGVTESYTLAIGSAYENTELNFTLNPSDFTYCNTNQQFDFAAIQKGYSNLKWDFSDGNATGANATHKFNRSGKFEVKLIGTKANNDCPEDTVSKFITLYDPPTVELGNDTIICKQPDYLVVPKTNSNYDFEWHNGSHAKNYLCSQDELVTLTVTDEHGCQASDSIDITFDDCLVRKLEIPNVFTPGKDGLNDVFQINIDVYENMRCIIYNRWGQVLYDYNPVIDKPWNGGVYNDINQPCPDGTYYFLLYFSDPIDNKDYKESGVITLIREQ, from the coding sequence ATGATAAATCATTTAGGATTTGCTCAAAACCAAACCTCCAATCTTGGGCAGACTTTCTGGGTGGGCTTCATGGAAAACAACTCTACACCATTAGCCTTAAACTTGAATATTGCATCTCGACATCCTGCAAACATTAATATTGAAGTTCCTGTATTTGGGAATATCATATTTGCATTACAAGCAGGAAGAGACACCATTGTTTCTGTGCCAACCACACTTGTCTATGTAACAGGATCGGAGAGCGCACAAAATAAGGGTATCTATATCACCGCAGACACGCCAATCAGTGTTATTGCGATGAACAATGCCCCATTCAGTACCGATGCAATCAGTGTAATTCCTTTAGAATATCTGCCGCGCGGGGGACAATACATTATCAATACTTTTAGAGGTTCAACCACCTTCCCTTCTGAATTCATGATCATTGCTACAGAGAACAATACTTCTGTTGAAATTACTCCTGCATATACCACCGGTTTAGGCAAAACAGCAGGCGTACCTTTTTCGATGATGCTGCAACGCGGACAAACCTATCAGGTGCAAAGCAAGGACAGCGTGAGCATGGCAGGAACTAAGATTCGCGTTGATAATGGTTGCAAAAAAATTGTTGTTTTTTCAGGCTCCAAATGTTCCCAAGTAAATTACAACTCAGGATGTGCAGGATGCGACCACCTTTGGGAACAAGAACTGCCAACAACAACTTGGGGAACAGAATTTTACAGCGCCTCTCTCAATGGAATGAATTCAGGATATGTTTTGAGTTTTGTTGCCAATGAAAATAATACAAATATTAGTATAGACGGCACGCCAACATTTACACTCAATGCCGGTCAAAATATTACCCAAAACTATAACAACAACAATGTTCGCTGTATTCAATCCGACAAACCCATTTCTGTTGTACAGCTTATCAAAACAAGTGGTTGTAATGGACATCCATTAAATTTATCTGATCCATCCATGTTAAGATTGGTGCCGGTAGGACAAGAAATAAAATCTACATTTTTTCGTGTCCCTCTTACTACCAATATTTCCTTTGCATTCTTAAATATTGTTTGCACAAACCCTTCCAATGTCTTTTTGGATGGAACTGCTATCAACACTGTCAGCGGCAATACGATTACTCCTACTTGTAATGGCAAACAGACCGTAACAGTTCCCGTGTTATCCCAATATCATTTATTGGAATCATCAGATGGGTTTATGGCATATATGTATGGATATGGAGTTACAGAAAGTTATACTTTGGCAATAGGCTCTGCTTATGAGAATACAGAGTTAAATTTCACACTAAATCCAAGTGATTTCACTTATTGCAATACAAATCAACAATTTGATTTTGCTGCTATACAGAAAGGTTATTCAAATCTAAAATGGGATTTTTCTGATGGTAATGCCACCGGAGCTAATGCTACACACAAGTTTAATCGCTCAGGCAAATTTGAAGTAAAACTCATTGGAACTAAAGCAAACAATGATTGCCCGGAAGATACTGTATCAAAATTCATTACACTCTACGATCCCCCTACTGTAGAGCTTGGCAATGACACAATAATTTGTAAACAACCGGACTACTTGGTCGTACCTAAAACAAATTCCAACTACGATTTTGAATGGCACAACGGTTCTCATGCCAAGAATTATCTTTGTTCACAAGACGAACTGGTTACACTTACAGTTACAGATGAGCATGGTTGTCAAGCATCTGACTCCATTGACATTACATTTGATGATTGTTTGGTACGCAAACTTGAAATACCCAATGTCTTTACCCCCGGAAAAGACGGACTCAATGATGTCTTTCAAATCAATATTGATGTTTATGAGAACATGCGTTGTATTATCTATAACAGATGGGGGCAAGTACTCTATGATTATAACCCTGTGATTGACAAGCCATGGAATGGAGGAGTTTACAATGACATCAACCAACCCTGCCCTGATGGCACTTATTATTTCTTGTTATATTTTTCAGACCCTATTGACAACAAAGACTATAAAGAATCCGGGGTAATAACACTCATTAGAGAACAATAG
- a CDS encoding MBL fold metallo-hydrolase: MLRIQSFTFNLFAENTYLVWDDVSMDCAIFDPGCSNHHEEKIVDDFILQNNLKLTQLINTHCHIDHVLGNHHISNKYNLNLQAHQLEKSVLEWSQSAAMLYQIPYTPYNHIDILLSESDSIKIGEHILEIRFTPGHSPGSLTFVSHSHHWALVGDVIFYQSIGRTDLPGGDYQTLENSIRQKIYTLPNHFILYSGHGESTEVGFEKKHNGFVRL, from the coding sequence ATGCTAAGAATACAATCGTTTACTTTTAATCTATTTGCAGAAAACACCTATTTAGTATGGGATGATGTCTCAATGGACTGTGCCATTTTTGACCCCGGATGTTCCAATCATCATGAAGAAAAGATAGTTGATGATTTTATACTCCAAAACAATCTCAAACTTACCCAACTCATAAATACGCATTGCCATATTGACCATGTGCTTGGCAATCACCATATTAGCAACAAGTACAACTTGAATTTACAAGCACATCAACTAGAAAAATCTGTGCTTGAGTGGTCTCAATCTGCTGCAATGCTATATCAAATTCCTTATACACCATATAACCACATTGATATTCTCCTGAGTGAATCCGATTCAATAAAAATTGGTGAACATATTTTAGAGATTCGCTTTACACCGGGACATTCGCCAGGCAGTTTAACCTTTGTGAGTCATAGCCATCATTGGGCGTTGGTTGGTGATGTTATTTTTTATCAAAGCATAGGAAGAACCGACTTGCCGGGCGGTGATTATCAAACTCTTGAGAATAGTATCAGACAAAAGATTTACACCCTCCCCAATCATTTTATTCTCTATTCCGGTCATGGTGAAAGTACGGAAGTCGGTTTTGAAAAAAAGCACAATGGCTTTGTGCGCTTGTGA
- a CDS encoding iron-sulfur cluster assembly accessory protein, whose protein sequence is MTDTGNITITDRAASKVQELMHEGALGADYFVRVSVKGGGCSGLTYNLDFDNESKQGDQVFESKGLKIVCDLKSFLYLAGTELDFSDGLNGKGFNFINPNATRSCGCGESFAV, encoded by the coding sequence ATGACTGACACCGGCAATATAACCATTACAGATAGAGCTGCAAGCAAGGTTCAAGAACTCATGCATGAGGGCGCATTGGGTGCTGACTACTTTGTTAGAGTTTCGGTGAAAGGTGGAGGATGCTCCGGCTTAACCTACAACCTCGACTTTGATAACGAATCAAAACAAGGCGATCAAGTATTTGAGTCTAAAGGATTAAAAATTGTGTGCGACTTAAAGAGCTTTTTATACCTTGCCGGCACTGAATTAGACTTTAGCGATGGCTTGAATGGCAAAGGATTCAACTTTATTAACCCTAATGCAACGCGTAGTTGTGGTTGTGGCGAAAGCTTTGCAGTTTAA
- the iscU gene encoding Fe-S cluster assembly scaffold IscU — MAYSDKVIDHYSNPRNVGTLDKNSKSVGTGLVGAPECGDVMRLQIQVDEETGIIQDAKFKTFGCGSAIASSSLATEWLKGKTVDEALTIDNMDIVEELSLPPVKIHCSVLAEDAIKGAVNDYRIKHGLDPVEGKKRIH; from the coding sequence ATGGCTTATTCAGATAAAGTAATAGATCACTACTCAAACCCTAGAAACGTAGGAACCTTAGATAAAAACTCAAAATCAGTTGGAACCGGCTTAGTAGGAGCCCCTGAATGTGGTGATGTTATGAGATTACAAATACAGGTTGACGAAGAAACAGGCATTATTCAAGATGCTAAATTCAAGACGTTTGGCTGTGGCTCTGCAATTGCTTCTTCATCTTTGGCTACAGAATGGCTAAAAGGCAAAACAGTAGATGAGGCATTGACCATTGACAATATGGACATTGTAGAAGAATTGTCGCTACCACCAGTTAAAATACACTGTTCAGTACTTGCAGAAGATGCAATTAAAGGGGCTGTGAACGATTATAGAATTAAACACGGTTTAGATCCCGTTGAAGGCAAAAAACGTATTCACTAA
- the typA gene encoding translational GTPase TypA gives MKALRNIAIIAHVDHGKTTLVDKILHQSLTFRQEEEKGDLILDNNDLERERGITIFSKNVSIEYKGIKINIIDTPGHADFGGEVERVLKMADGVLLLVDAFEGPMPQTRFVLNKALELGLKPVVIVNKVDKPNCRPDEVNDAVFDLMFNLKATEWQLDYKTVYGSAKQGWYGPDWKTPTKDISYLLDTILEQVPEPKTEEGLLQMQITSLDYSNYLGRIAVGKIKRGSIIENQSIVLINNEGNIKRSRVKEVYTFEGLGKKKVSKVEAGDICAIVGLEDFQIGDTVADANNPEALPNIKIDEPTMSMLFTINNSPFFGKDGKFVTSRHLRERLMKEIEKNLALKVVDTESPDSLLVFGRGILHLSILIETMRREGYELQVGQPKVITKEIDGVQNEPIESLVVDVPEELSGKIVELATQRKGELLIMEPRGDMQHLEFSIPSRGLIGLRSQMLTASQGEAIMAHRFAEYQPWKGNIPGRLNGSLISMETGSATSYSIDKLLDRGTFFVDPGEEIYEGQIVGENTRQDDIVVNIVKAKQLTNFRAAGKDDASSKIPKRIFSLEEALEYIKEDELVEITPKAIRLRKIYLKEHERKRK, from the coding sequence ATGAAAGCCCTCAGAAATATTGCAATTATTGCACACGTTGACCATGGGAAGACAACACTGGTTGATAAAATTTTACACCAATCGCTCACCTTTAGACAAGAAGAAGAAAAAGGAGATTTAATCCTTGACAATAACGACCTTGAGAGAGAACGCGGTATTACTATATTCTCTAAAAATGTATCCATCGAATACAAGGGTATTAAAATCAACATTATTGACACACCAGGACACGCAGATTTTGGAGGTGAAGTGGAACGAGTACTCAAAATGGCTGATGGAGTATTGTTGCTCGTAGATGCATTTGAAGGTCCTATGCCACAAACCCGTTTTGTGCTCAATAAAGCGTTAGAATTAGGGCTAAAACCTGTAGTCATTGTAAACAAGGTGGACAAACCAAACTGCCGCCCCGATGAAGTAAATGATGCTGTCTTTGACTTGATGTTTAATTTGAAAGCCACCGAATGGCAATTGGATTACAAAACAGTATATGGTTCTGCAAAACAAGGTTGGTATGGACCGGATTGGAAAACTCCAACAAAAGACATTAGTTATCTGTTAGATACAATACTTGAACAAGTTCCGGAACCCAAAACAGAGGAAGGTCTTTTGCAAATGCAAATTACTTCTTTAGACTATTCAAACTACCTAGGCAGAATTGCTGTAGGCAAAATAAAAAGAGGCTCAATTATAGAAAACCAATCTATTGTGCTCATCAATAATGAGGGAAACATAAAAAGGAGCAGAGTGAAAGAAGTCTATACCTTTGAAGGACTTGGCAAGAAAAAAGTATCAAAAGTTGAAGCGGGTGACATCTGTGCAATTGTGGGATTAGAAGATTTCCAAATTGGAGATACAGTTGCCGATGCCAATAATCCTGAAGCATTGCCCAACATTAAGATTGACGAACCAACTATGAGTATGTTGTTTACTATCAACAATTCTCCATTTTTTGGCAAAGACGGCAAATTTGTAACAAGCAGGCACTTGAGAGAAAGATTGATGAAAGAAATTGAAAAAAATCTAGCACTCAAAGTGGTTGATACTGAAAGTCCTGATAGCTTATTGGTGTTTGGACGTGGAATTCTTCACCTTTCCATTCTCATTGAAACAATGCGAAGAGAAGGTTATGAACTTCAAGTAGGACAGCCAAAAGTAATCACAAAAGAGATAGATGGTGTTCAGAATGAACCGATAGAAAGCCTAGTGGTAGATGTTCCGGAAGAGCTTTCAGGAAAAATTGTAGAACTTGCTACACAGCGCAAGGGTGAACTCCTGATTATGGAACCGCGCGGAGATATGCAGCATTTGGAATTTAGCATCCCGTCAAGAGGTTTAATTGGCTTGAGAAGTCAAATGTTAACTGCCTCGCAAGGCGAAGCTATCATGGCGCACCGATTTGCCGAATATCAACCTTGGAAAGGCAATATTCCCGGCAGGCTAAACGGCTCTCTCATTAGCATGGAAACCGGATCGGCAACCTCATATTCTATTGATAAATTATTAGACAGAGGCACTTTCTTTGTTGACCCTGGTGAGGAAATTTATGAAGGTCAGATTGTAGGTGAAAACACCAGACAGGATGATATTGTTGTAAATATTGTCAAAGCTAAACAACTTACGAACTTCCGTGCAGCAGGCAAAGATGATGCTTCTAGTAAAATCCCTAAAAGAATTTTCTCACTGGAAGAAGCATTGGAATATATTAAAGAAGACGAGTTAGTAGAAATTACGCCTAAAGCAATAAGATTAAGAAAAATATATCTGAAAGAGCATGAAAGGAAACGCAAATAA
- a CDS encoding NAD(P)-dependent oxidoreductase produces the protein MLKIGIIKEWKQPADKRTVLTPHQCEQLMLDHPQIKISVESSSDRTFTDNEYRKHGIEITTDMSDCDMLLGVKEVPPDKLIPNKTYFFFSHTIKKQPYNQKLMRALISKKIRMIDFETLTESNGKRIIGFGNFAGKVGAYNGLLTWGRKYNTFSLTPAYQINSYKGIVEEAKSKIKGDIKIVLTGTGRVGGGAYKFLTDIGLEEISPEDFLKHKKKGIWFTHLGSKQLFRRKSDKKYDRKQFHTEPELYESSFLQYANQCDLLINGIFWNSRMPRLFETTDIQNSAFKISVIADVSCDVNGSVPITYRATDIFNPAFGVSRKTLQETNPYSTDTIDMMTVTNLPTELPKDASTFFGKTFVQRLIPEILNPEHSLILDRATICLNGKLNKGYEYLKDYAAI, from the coding sequence ATGCTAAAAATAGGAATTATAAAGGAATGGAAACAACCTGCAGATAAGAGAACGGTTTTAACACCGCATCAATGCGAACAGTTAATGCTTGACCATCCTCAAATTAAAATCAGTGTGGAGTCGTCAAGTGATAGAACTTTTACAGATAACGAGTACAGAAAACATGGAATCGAAATTACCACTGATATGTCAGACTGTGATATGCTGTTAGGTGTAAAAGAAGTGCCTCCGGATAAGCTCATTCCTAATAAAACCTATTTTTTCTTTTCTCATACCATAAAAAAGCAGCCTTATAATCAGAAGTTGATGAGAGCGCTCATTTCTAAAAAAATCAGGATGATTGATTTTGAAACATTGACCGAATCAAATGGCAAACGGATTATAGGCTTTGGAAATTTTGCAGGCAAAGTTGGTGCATATAATGGATTGTTAACTTGGGGACGCAAATACAATACATTTTCTCTAACGCCTGCTTACCAAATCAATTCATATAAAGGAATTGTGGAAGAAGCAAAGTCTAAAATCAAAGGAGATATTAAAATAGTACTAACCGGCACAGGTCGTGTGGGCGGTGGTGCATATAAGTTTTTAACAGATATTGGCTTAGAAGAAATCAGTCCGGAAGATTTTTTGAAACATAAGAAAAAAGGGATTTGGTTTACTCATTTAGGAAGCAAACAACTTTTTAGAAGGAAATCAGACAAAAAATACGACCGAAAACAATTTCACACCGAACCCGAACTTTACGAGTCTTCTTTTCTTCAATATGCAAATCAGTGTGATTTACTGATAAACGGCATCTTTTGGAATTCAAGAATGCCACGCCTTTTTGAAACTACAGACATTCAAAACTCGGCATTTAAAATTTCAGTAATTGCTGATGTATCTTGTGATGTGAATGGCTCAGTACCAATCACATATAGAGCAACAGACATCTTTAATCCGGCTTTTGGAGTCAGCAGAAAAACATTGCAAGAAACAAACCCTTATTCAACAGACACCATTGACATGATGACTGTAACCAACTTACCAACCGAACTACCAAAAGATGCCTCCACATTCTTTGGCAAAACGTTTGTTCAACGATTAATCCCTGAGATTCTTAATCCTGAGCACAGTCTAATTCTTGACAGAGCAACCATTTGTTTAAACGGAAAACTCAACAAAGGATATGAATACCTGAAAGATTATGCAGCAATATAA
- a CDS encoding M48 family metallopeptidase, translating to MTDYIGIHTQIARNNRLSVLYLIAFPILILIPIWGTLFASVLKVWEYDKLAAFDQTNREFLIILPYVLVGIGLWFIIAYFGNTAMINAGTHARSLSRSENPRVYNLTENLCMSVGMTMPKLQIIDTPVLNAFASGINEKNFTVTLTKGIIDTLDDKELEGVIAHELTHIRNRDVRLLVISIVFVGILAVMARIISRNLIFGSRKRGKNDGKGGGAAILIAIVLVLLAYFFSILFKLGLSRKREYMADAGAADMTKNPLALASALRKISGNNKMDFANGEMKQLFIANNDNNSKFTSGLSGLFATHPPISKRIEILENF from the coding sequence ATGACTGATTATATTGGCATTCACACCCAAATTGCACGTAACAACCGCTTGTCGGTATTATATCTGATTGCTTTCCCTATTCTGATACTCATTCCAATTTGGGGTACTTTATTTGCGAGTGTATTAAAAGTATGGGAATATGACAAACTCGCTGCATTTGACCAGACCAATAGAGAGTTTTTAATTATTCTTCCTTATGTATTGGTTGGAATAGGATTGTGGTTCATTATTGCATACTTCGGCAATACCGCAATGATAAATGCAGGAACACATGCCAGAAGTTTAAGCAGAAGTGAAAACCCACGTGTTTATAATCTTACTGAGAATTTATGCATGAGCGTAGGCATGACAATGCCTAAATTACAAATTATTGACACGCCCGTGCTGAATGCTTTTGCAAGCGGAATCAATGAAAAAAACTTTACGGTTACGCTCACTAAAGGCATTATAGACACATTGGACGACAAAGAACTCGAAGGAGTGATTGCGCATGAACTTACGCATATTAGAAATAGAGATGTACGGTTACTCGTCATCTCTATAGTGTTTGTAGGCATTCTGGCTGTAATGGCGAGAATCATTTCACGCAATTTAATTTTTGGAAGCAGAAAACGTGGTAAGAATGATGGCAAAGGCGGAGGAGCAGCTATTCTTATTGCAATTGTGTTAGTATTGTTAGCATACTTCTTTTCTATTCTCTTCAAATTAGGACTTTCACGAAAAAGAGAGTACATGGCAGATGCCGGTGCTGCTGATATGACAAAAAACCCATTGGCACTTGCTTCAGCTCTCAGAAAAATATCTGGAAACAACAAAATGGATTTTGCAAATGGAGAAATGAAACAACTATTTATAGCTAACAATGACAATAACAGCAAATTCACTTCAGGATTATCCGGTCTGTTTGCCACGCATCCGCCCATCTCTAAGCGCATTGAAATACTGGAAAATTTTTAA